The following are encoded together in the Gilvimarinus sp. DA14 genome:
- a CDS encoding flagellin, protein MALVINTNVASLNTQRQLLQSGNALDQATERLSSGNRINSAKDDAAGLAIANRMTSQVRGLDQAVRNANDGVSMIQTAEGALQEVTNILQRMRELSVQSANGIYSNDDRARLDSEAQQLKAELGRIAKETTFNGQALLDGSLKDTALQVGSEQNQTISVSVGSFSANSLGGSSGDVVGEASTGLAALSAFTGADADTTLYVNDVALSSLADAAAGTTLNEKLATINSDLEGKNVEASALVSTEGLSTGDGQLTAGTDTLTIAVTDGDGNAQSFVLTGTNNMEELVQKINDDTTVSASLNDKGRLVLSQENVVSITVTGSGTAALDAAGFDGTESDGNFRLSFNDTSSDGAGVKVEGGDDAAATATMMTNLAALGLDAVDNEGNLQGATTTTQNDLKEGDLIINGVAIGKVDAGADADEQADNLIEAINKVSNLTGVVAFQGEQGTAAIALGSTSGDLSIKYGDNAAGTIATDTGLQERNSASGAGSVASIDISTAAGAQKAIGILDEAIGQVSETRADLGAVNNRLDFTVSNLTNVSEKTSAAKSRIMDADFAKETANLSKAQVLQQAATAMLAQANSRPQQVLSLLQ, encoded by the coding sequence ATGGCTCTAGTAATTAATACCAACGTTGCCTCCCTGAATACTCAGCGCCAGCTGTTGCAATCAGGCAACGCTCTCGACCAAGCAACCGAGCGTCTGTCGTCCGGTAACCGCATTAACTCTGCTAAAGACGATGCCGCTGGCCTCGCCATTGCTAACCGCATGACCTCACAGGTACGCGGTCTGGACCAAGCGGTTCGTAACGCTAACGACGGCGTGTCAATGATTCAAACCGCAGAAGGTGCCCTGCAAGAGGTGACCAACATTCTGCAGCGTATGCGTGAACTGTCGGTACAGTCTGCTAACGGCATCTACTCTAACGACGACCGCGCACGCCTGGACTCTGAAGCTCAGCAGTTAAAAGCGGAGTTGGGTCGTATCGCAAAAGAAACCACCTTTAACGGTCAGGCTCTGCTTGATGGCAGCCTGAAAGACACTGCCCTGCAAGTGGGTTCTGAGCAGAATCAAACCATCAGCGTGTCTGTTGGTTCGTTCAGTGCTAACTCTCTGGGCGGCAGCTCTGGCGATGTGGTGGGCGAAGCCTCAACCGGTCTTGCTGCACTGAGCGCTTTCACTGGTGCTGATGCTGACACCACGCTTTACGTGAATGATGTAGCTCTTAGCAGCCTGGCTGATGCTGCAGCTGGTACCACGCTTAATGAAAAGTTGGCAACCATCAATTCTGACCTGGAAGGTAAGAACGTGGAAGCGAGCGCTCTGGTATCAACCGAGGGCTTGAGCACTGGTGATGGCCAGTTGACTGCCGGCACAGACACCCTGACTATCGCTGTGACTGACGGTGATGGCAACGCGCAATCGTTTGTGTTGACTGGCACCAACAATATGGAAGAACTGGTACAGAAAATTAATGATGACACTACCGTTAGTGCGAGCTTGAACGATAAGGGCCGCTTGGTGCTTTCCCAAGAAAACGTGGTATCAATCACGGTTACGGGTAGTGGTACTGCAGCGCTAGACGCCGCTGGCTTTGACGGCACTGAATCAGACGGAAACTTCCGCTTGAGTTTCAATGACACTAGCAGTGACGGTGCTGGCGTAAAAGTTGAGGGTGGTGATGATGCTGCTGCCACAGCGACCATGATGACCAACCTCGCCGCCTTGGGTTTGGATGCCGTGGATAACGAAGGCAACCTGCAGGGTGCTACCACAACCACTCAGAATGATCTGAAAGAAGGCGACCTGATCATCAACGGTGTTGCAATCGGTAAAGTTGATGCCGGTGCTGATGCCGACGAGCAGGCAGATAACCTTATCGAAGCTATCAACAAAGTCAGCAACCTGACTGGCGTGGTTGCGTTCCAGGGTGAACAAGGTACAGCAGCAATCGCTCTGGGTAGTACCAGTGGTGACTTGAGCATTAAGTATGGTGACAATGCGGCTGGCACAATTGCTACCGACACTGGCCTGCAAGAGCGTAATTCTGCCTCGGGCGCGGGTTCTGTTGCCAGTATTGACATCTCAACCGCCGCGGGCGCACAAAAAGCCATTGGTATCCTCGATGAAGCCATTGGCCAGGTAAGTGAAACCCGCGCCGACTTGGGTGCTGTAAACAACCGCTTGGACTTCACCGTGTCTAACCTGACCAACGTGTCAGAGAAGACCTCAGCGGCCAAATCGCGGATTATGGATGCGGACTTCGCCAAAGAAACCGCCAACCTGAGTAAAGCCCAGGTACTGCAGCAGGCGGCTACCGCCATGCTGGCCCAGGCTAACTCACGTCCGCAGCAAGTTCTGTCTCTGCTGCAGTAA
- a CDS encoding flagellar protein FliT — protein MSDSAARWSSIIDQAERVNARLAKCAVSGEWDEFNRELAVRDRLLAQLNELAVESLPQDESLALSRRLQQLGEQNQHLVALAQTHKQQLQQSHRQTVKGDKAVKAYQKT, from the coding sequence GTGAGTGACAGTGCTGCGAGATGGTCGTCAATTATCGATCAGGCTGAGCGGGTCAACGCCCGTTTGGCAAAATGCGCTGTATCTGGCGAATGGGATGAGTTTAATCGCGAGCTGGCTGTTCGCGATCGGCTGCTCGCTCAGCTTAATGAGTTAGCCGTAGAGTCTTTGCCACAGGATGAGAGCCTGGCACTGAGCCGGCGACTGCAGCAGCTCGGCGAGCAAAATCAACACCTGGTAGCCTTGGCGCAAACCCACAAGCAGCAGTTACAACAAAGCCACCGCCAAACCGTCAAAGGGGATAAAGCGGTAAAAGCCTACCAGAAAACCTGA
- the flgL gene encoding flagellar hook-associated protein FlgL, whose translation MRVATSQIYNIANIGMNNAQTALTKTQEQMASGKRILSPADDPVAATQILQLNEEVSRIDQYIKNIDVAENSLNLEETALNSVLTLVQRMQELAVSAGNTAVLTPNDYKALVAETNSRIDELLNLQNTRNAAGQYIFAGYQGSTQPFTRNAEGQFSYHGDEGQRQINASGSVAVDVSDSGKRVFMDIPSENTTFFTEANPNNRSEPAARISVGRVTDQDSFDELYPDNLLVSFSEVAGETVYTITNRTTGLVMPGHDQQTFVSGQPIEVAGASFTITGQPYPGAGTVPGDSFSLTSTNKQSLATTLTRLSQAMDAVDETPESKAYLDEIVAQTLANLENSVTNISVVQGEVGARLNTLESTREQNIDSKLYTEIVLNDLEALDYAEASTRLEMQELVLSAAQKSFVKVASLSLFSYIS comes from the coding sequence ATGCGTGTGGCAACATCGCAAATATACAATATCGCTAATATCGGCATGAACAATGCCCAAACGGCGTTGACCAAAACTCAGGAGCAGATGGCTTCGGGTAAGCGTATCCTGAGTCCAGCGGACGACCCGGTTGCGGCGACCCAAATTCTTCAATTGAATGAAGAAGTGTCGCGTATTGACCAGTACATCAAAAACATTGATGTAGCCGAAAACAGCCTTAACCTTGAAGAAACAGCTCTCAACAGCGTATTGACACTGGTGCAGCGGATGCAAGAGCTGGCGGTCAGCGCTGGTAATACGGCAGTGCTGACGCCTAATGATTACAAGGCTCTGGTGGCTGAAACCAATAGCCGTATCGATGAGTTACTGAACTTACAAAACACCCGCAATGCCGCCGGGCAGTACATATTTGCCGGCTACCAGGGCAGTACTCAGCCATTTACCCGCAATGCGGAAGGGCAGTTTAGCTATCATGGCGACGAGGGCCAGCGGCAAATTAACGCCTCGGGCAGTGTCGCGGTGGACGTTAGCGATTCCGGCAAAAGGGTGTTTATGGATATTCCCAGTGAAAACACCACTTTTTTTACCGAGGCCAACCCGAACAACCGCTCTGAGCCCGCTGCTCGTATCAGCGTGGGCCGAGTGACGGATCAGGACAGTTTTGACGAGCTATACCCTGATAACCTGCTCGTGTCCTTTAGCGAGGTGGCAGGAGAGACGGTTTACACCATTACTAATCGCACTACCGGCCTGGTGATGCCGGGCCATGATCAGCAAACTTTTGTCAGTGGGCAACCTATAGAGGTGGCCGGGGCGAGTTTTACTATCACCGGTCAACCCTATCCGGGCGCCGGAACTGTGCCTGGCGATAGTTTCAGTTTAACCAGCACTAATAAGCAGAGTCTGGCTACCACCTTAACCCGCCTGAGTCAGGCTATGGATGCGGTGGATGAAACCCCCGAGAGCAAGGCGTACCTGGATGAAATTGTAGCACAAACCCTGGCTAACCTGGAAAACTCGGTAACCAATATTTCGGTTGTACAGGGCGAGGTTGGTGCACGGCTGAATACGCTGGAAAGTACGCGCGAACAGAATATCGACAGTAAGCTGTACACCGAAATTGTACTGAACGATCTCGAAGCGCTTGACTATGCTGAGGCCTCCACCCGTTTGGAAATGCAAGAGTTAGTGCTTTCGGCGGCGCAGAAAAGCTTTGTCAAAGTCGCCAGTTTATCGCTGTTTAGTTATATCTCTTAA
- the flgK gene encoding flagellar hook-associated protein FlgK has product MGGLLSNAISGLQASQNALRTAGHNISNANTAGFSRQQVNNATRPEQSIGNAGYIGSGVTTTSIERVVDQFVNNQLRMDTSAYNQLASYNLNIGKIDSLFADGSTGLSNSLQKFFSAIQNAADEPSSTPARQLFVDQAESLSLRFNQLFGRLQSLQSDVNSELATVTGQITTLAQSIADLNRQISQTGGSANGPNDLLDRRDEALRSLSELVSVQAVEAGGGQVNVYIGSGQSLVVGTNVGSFSVDRTGQIQLRNGSQSADVTYQISGGKLGGLLSFRDDVLQPSMNDLGRVAIALADEFNRLQSQGLDLDGEYGANLFADINDASIIQNRVQHGDNPPPSDRQVSVTIDDVSQLTTSDYTLKLPVGSSNYVVTRKSDNEVVAQGLLPGNFPVEISFDGVTVNLESGSFQGGDSFTIQPTKNGARDIQALLSRPEDLALASPIRTGTSSGNTGSGIVSAGDLLQVSDAQGNTLPMFANPGELNPPLVIRFTSPTTFDVLDNSDPNNPVPLNPPMANLEFTPNLDNPIFSTDSGSTLVSGTGTATGLGSRQPVALAPADAPQSNSYPAERYTFSRTDPTTGVQQEQVVLTSPGASAQQTAAMLSSIAGVEANAHTTATIGALSTPYTDPLQITVNGESLVEQEAGTLATGVPNPDTDALGFYQYIAEQVNANPALTALGVYASVTADGTGEPQLFLSAASGVDLDIRLEGAANTVAVSDDVGGAPQTLTGGGNNAITVGGRIDITMADGVELETVPGNSRLLGDSSAPDFAQSNYMGFQVSIKGQPEAGDIFTIDFNNDASNDNRNGLNFAALETQGTIGDDSLSFAQAYGRLVEDVGTKSNLSNTNTEASKSLLEQTQALRDSISGVNLDEEAANLIKFEQAYSANARVISVARELFDTLINAI; this is encoded by the coding sequence ATGGGTGGTTTACTTTCCAATGCCATATCCGGTTTGCAGGCCAGTCAAAATGCGCTTCGCACCGCCGGGCACAATATTTCAAACGCAAACACGGCGGGTTTCAGTCGCCAGCAAGTCAATAATGCCACGCGTCCGGAACAGTCTATTGGCAATGCCGGTTATATCGGAAGTGGTGTTACCACAACCTCCATTGAGCGGGTGGTGGATCAGTTTGTCAACAATCAGTTGCGCATGGATACCTCGGCCTACAATCAGCTGGCTTCTTATAATCTGAATATTGGCAAAATTGACAGTTTGTTTGCTGACGGCAGCACTGGGCTGTCGAACTCTCTGCAAAAGTTTTTCTCCGCTATTCAAAATGCGGCGGATGAGCCTTCCTCTACACCGGCGCGACAATTGTTCGTGGATCAGGCAGAGAGTTTATCTCTGCGCTTTAATCAGCTGTTCGGTCGGCTGCAGTCATTACAAAGTGATGTGAACAGCGAGCTGGCAACCGTAACCGGTCAAATCACAACCTTGGCGCAATCCATTGCTGACTTGAACCGCCAAATCAGTCAGACGGGGGGCTCGGCCAACGGCCCCAATGATTTACTGGACAGACGTGACGAGGCGCTGCGCAGCTTATCCGAGCTGGTGTCGGTACAGGCAGTAGAGGCGGGTGGCGGTCAGGTAAATGTGTATATCGGCAGCGGCCAGTCCTTGGTGGTGGGCACAAATGTGGGCAGCTTCTCGGTGGACCGAACTGGACAAATTCAGCTGCGCAACGGTTCGCAAAGTGCTGATGTTACTTATCAAATTAGCGGCGGTAAGTTAGGCGGCTTACTGAGTTTTCGCGACGACGTATTGCAGCCATCCATGAATGATTTAGGCCGAGTGGCTATTGCCCTGGCCGATGAATTTAACCGTTTGCAAAGCCAGGGCTTGGATTTGGACGGCGAGTACGGAGCCAACTTATTTGCCGATATTAATGATGCCAGCATAATTCAAAACCGGGTGCAGCACGGAGATAATCCACCGCCCAGCGATCGTCAGGTATCAGTCACTATTGACGATGTCAGCCAGCTGACCACTAGCGATTACACGCTTAAGTTGCCGGTGGGCTCAAGTAACTATGTGGTTACGCGCAAAAGCGATAATGAAGTGGTGGCGCAGGGACTCTTGCCCGGTAATTTTCCGGTCGAAATCAGTTTCGACGGGGTCACCGTGAATCTTGAGTCGGGAAGTTTTCAGGGCGGCGACAGCTTTACCATTCAGCCTACCAAAAATGGCGCGCGGGATATTCAGGCGCTGCTATCAAGACCTGAGGACTTGGCCCTGGCATCGCCGATACGCACTGGCACCTCAAGCGGCAACACCGGCAGCGGCATAGTCAGTGCCGGTGACTTATTGCAGGTCAGCGATGCGCAAGGCAATACTCTGCCGATGTTTGCCAATCCCGGCGAGCTGAATCCGCCGCTGGTGATTCGCTTTACCTCGCCGACGACTTTCGATGTGCTGGACAACTCAGACCCCAACAACCCAGTGCCATTGAATCCGCCTATGGCGAATTTGGAGTTTACGCCGAACCTGGATAACCCGATTTTCAGTACCGATTCCGGTTCTACGCTGGTCTCAGGCACCGGCACCGCAACGGGATTGGGCAGCAGACAGCCCGTCGCGCTGGCGCCAGCGGATGCACCGCAAAGTAACAGTTACCCTGCGGAGCGCTACACATTTAGTCGCACAGACCCGACAACGGGCGTGCAGCAAGAGCAGGTAGTACTCACCAGCCCCGGTGCCTCGGCGCAGCAAACGGCAGCGATGCTGAGCTCCATTGCTGGGGTTGAGGCCAACGCCCATACAACCGCCACGATTGGGGCACTGAGCACACCCTATACCGATCCGCTGCAAATCACTGTTAATGGAGAAAGTCTCGTTGAACAGGAGGCCGGCACTCTCGCGACTGGCGTGCCAAACCCGGATACGGATGCCTTAGGGTTCTACCAGTATATTGCCGAACAGGTTAATGCCAATCCGGCACTCACTGCGCTAGGGGTGTATGCCAGCGTCACCGCTGATGGCACAGGAGAACCACAGCTGTTTTTAAGTGCCGCCAGTGGCGTCGACCTCGATATCCGTTTGGAGGGCGCTGCTAATACGGTTGCTGTCTCTGACGATGTGGGCGGTGCGCCGCAAACGCTCACCGGTGGTGGCAACAATGCCATCACGGTTGGCGGCCGCATAGACATCACAATGGCCGATGGCGTTGAACTGGAAACGGTACCCGGCAACAGTCGTTTGCTGGGTGACAGCTCGGCCCCCGATTTTGCCCAGTCCAATTACATGGGCTTTCAGGTGAGCATTAAAGGTCAGCCGGAAGCGGGCGATATATTCACTATCGACTTCAACAATGACGCCAGCAACGATAACCGCAATGGCCTCAACTTCGCCGCCTTAGAAACGCAGGGAACGATAGGTGACGACTCGTTGAGTTTTGCCCAGGCTTACGGCCGGCTGGTGGAAGATGTAGGCACTAAGAGCAATTTATCGAACACCAACACCGAGGCCAGTAAAAGTTTACTTGAGCAAACTCAGGCACTGCGAGACAGTATTTCGGGAGTCAATCTAGATGAAGAAGCGGCCAATTTAATTAAATTTGAACAGGCCTATAGTGCTAACGCGCGGGTGATATCCGTCGCCCGAGAATTGTTCGATACTCTGATTAACGCTATTTAA
- the flgJ gene encoding flagellar assembly peptidoglycan hydrolase FlgJ: MKSISSGLIEQNAQDTFFNSAGLDAVRKMGRNDDPQALKAVAQQFEAMFVQQMFKSMRAASEAFSEDNFLNSSESQFYQQMLDQQLSLELTQGRGMGLADALYQQLQQSYGEQKSTVSEVASSNINRTDEVLPQVAASRAAGKQGAEHPDNFVQSIKPYANWAAEVLGVDAKALMAQAALETGWGKHVLRDPQGNSSFNLFNIKASGGWQGDVVSHNTTEYENNTPYTEKAEFRRYNSLFESFSDFVDLMRKPRYREALAAGKDGAMFAEQLQRAGYATDPDYAEKIQAIMQRLDTATSTGEG, from the coding sequence ATGAAAAGCATCAGCAGCGGCTTAATCGAACAAAACGCGCAAGACACTTTCTTTAACAGTGCTGGTTTGGATGCGGTGCGCAAAATGGGCCGCAATGACGACCCGCAAGCACTGAAAGCGGTGGCGCAGCAGTTTGAGGCCATGTTCGTGCAGCAGATGTTTAAAAGCATGCGGGCGGCGAGTGAAGCCTTTTCTGAAGACAACTTTCTTAATTCGTCGGAAAGCCAGTTTTATCAGCAAATGTTGGATCAGCAACTCTCTCTCGAGCTGACCCAGGGGCGGGGCATGGGGCTTGCCGACGCTCTTTATCAGCAGCTACAACAGAGCTATGGCGAGCAAAAGTCTACCGTATCAGAGGTTGCCAGTAGCAACATAAACCGTACCGACGAGGTTTTACCGCAGGTGGCTGCGAGCCGCGCGGCTGGCAAACAAGGCGCAGAGCATCCGGACAATTTTGTGCAGAGCATTAAGCCCTACGCCAACTGGGCCGCCGAAGTCTTGGGTGTAGACGCAAAAGCACTGATGGCACAGGCAGCACTGGAAACCGGCTGGGGCAAACATGTGTTGCGTGACCCGCAGGGTAACAGTTCTTTTAATCTGTTTAATATTAAAGCCAGTGGCGGTTGGCAAGGGGATGTGGTTAGCCACAACACCACTGAGTATGAAAACAACACCCCTTACACAGAAAAAGCTGAATTTCGTCGTTATAACTCGCTATTCGAAAGCTTTTCTGATTTTGTAGATTTAATGCGTAAACCCCGCTATCGCGAAGCACTGGCAGCGGGTAAAGACGGCGCTATGTTTGCCGAGCAGCTGCAGCGGGCGGGCTATGCCACAGATCCGGATTACGCCGAAAAAATTCAAGCCATTATGCAGCGTTTGGATACGGCTACCAGTACGGGTGAGGGTTAA
- a CDS encoding flagellar basal body P-ring protein FlgI, whose translation MKKLLAVVCIVLLPVSAAAERIKDIASVAGVRTNQLIGYGLVVGLDGTGDQTTQSPFTTQSFNNMLKQFGITIPEGTRMQMKNVAAVMIQAELPPFSKPGQKLDVTVSSISNAKSLRGGSLLMSELKGVDGNTYAVAQGSLVVGGFGAEGADGSSITVNVPSVGRIPGGALVERVVPNNFAAGQPIVFNLHHPDFTTANRLARAVNDMLGPEVAKPMDAVSVRVNAPVDPAQRVDFLALLENIEVTPGEEPARVVINSRTGTIVVGQHVRVSPVAITHGRLTVSISEDYEVSQPGPFTRGAETVVTPNSGVEIDEEVNPMFKFAPGATLEDIVKSVNNVGASPADLMAILEALKQSGALKADLMVI comes from the coding sequence ATGAAAAAGCTTCTTGCGGTTGTCTGTATTGTTCTTTTACCCGTCAGCGCGGCGGCGGAACGGATTAAAGATATTGCCTCGGTAGCCGGGGTCAGAACCAACCAGCTGATTGGTTATGGCCTGGTTGTGGGCTTGGATGGTACAGGCGATCAAACTACGCAAAGTCCGTTCACCACGCAATCGTTCAACAACATGTTGAAGCAGTTTGGTATCACCATTCCCGAGGGCACGCGGATGCAAATGAAAAACGTCGCTGCGGTGATGATTCAGGCCGAACTGCCGCCTTTCTCAAAGCCCGGGCAAAAGCTGGATGTAACCGTGTCGTCCATTAGTAATGCGAAAAGTTTGCGCGGCGGTAGCCTGCTGATGTCAGAACTTAAAGGTGTGGATGGCAATACTTACGCGGTGGCGCAGGGTAGTTTAGTGGTAGGCGGCTTTGGTGCCGAGGGCGCAGATGGCTCCAGCATTACCGTCAACGTGCCAAGTGTAGGGCGCATTCCCGGCGGCGCACTAGTGGAGCGGGTGGTACCCAATAACTTCGCTGCAGGACAGCCCATTGTGTTTAATTTACACCATCCGGATTTTACCACCGCCAACCGTCTGGCCCGCGCGGTAAACGACATGCTAGGCCCCGAAGTGGCCAAGCCCATGGATGCCGTTTCGGTGCGCGTAAACGCTCCGGTTGATCCGGCGCAGCGCGTCGATTTTCTCGCCTTGTTAGAGAACATAGAAGTAACCCCTGGCGAAGAACCGGCCCGCGTGGTGATTAATTCGCGCACTGGCACTATCGTGGTTGGTCAGCATGTGCGCGTATCACCCGTTGCAATTACCCACGGACGATTAACCGTGTCTATCTCTGAAGATTATGAGGTTAGCCAGCCTGGCCCATTCACCCGTGGCGCGGAAACTGTGGTAACACCAAACTCGGGCGTGGAAATCGATGAGGAAGTGAACCCGATGTTTAAATTCGCACCGGGCGCAACCTTAGAGGACATTGTGAAAAGCGTGAACAACGTGGGTGCATCGCCTGCGGATTTAATGGCCATACTCGAAGCGTTAAAACAATCCGGCGCCTTAAAGGCCGATTTAATGGTGATTTAA
- the flgH gene encoding flagellar basal body L-ring protein FlgH: MLERKLQKASIVVAALVVSACATGPRPTPGDPYYAPTVSSHAKEPTTTNGSLYQPTQGMSLFTDTKARNVGDIITIMLSERTVSSKSSGVNVSKESSTNLPAGTIFGMTPTLNGSPFDTSINQDRDFTGDAGADQSNSLTGSIAVTVADVLPNGNLIVRGEKWMTLNRGDEFIRISGILRPEDISPQNTVSSTRLANAQISYSGTGELANSQNMGWLSKFFNSGYWPF, encoded by the coding sequence ATGCTTGAGCGAAAACTACAAAAAGCCAGTATTGTTGTTGCCGCGCTGGTGGTGTCAGCCTGCGCTACTGGGCCGCGCCCCACCCCGGGGGACCCTTACTATGCACCGACAGTTTCGTCTCACGCAAAAGAGCCAACTACCACTAACGGCTCGCTTTATCAGCCTACGCAGGGCATGAGTCTATTTACCGATACGAAAGCGCGCAATGTAGGCGATATTATCACCATCATGTTGAGTGAGCGCACCGTATCCAGTAAAAGCTCGGGCGTGAATGTCAGTAAAGAAAGTTCTACCAATCTGCCAGCCGGCACCATTTTTGGTATGACACCGACACTGAATGGCTCGCCTTTCGATACCAGCATTAATCAGGACCGCGATTTTACCGGGGACGCCGGTGCAGACCAAAGCAATAGCCTAACCGGCAGTATCGCTGTGACAGTGGCGGATGTTCTGCCTAACGGTAACCTGATTGTACGCGGTGAAAAGTGGATGACATTGAATCGTGGCGATGAGTTTATTCGCATCAGCGGCATACTGCGCCCCGAGGATATTTCTCCACAAAATACGGTTTCATCGACTCGACTTGCCAATGCGCAAATTTCTTATAGCGGTACGGGTGAGCTGGCTAACTCTCAGAATATGGGCTGGCTATCCAAGTTCTTTAACAGTGGCTACTGGCCGTTTTAA